In Vibrio neptunius, the following are encoded in one genomic region:
- a CDS encoding cysteine hydrolase, whose amino-acid sequence MTKLLLVIDMQEDFFQQGRLAEKRTEFIRSLNELVHAFRRENQKIIWVRQVFKEDLSDTYLALRQSSQQWTIEGTNGCELLSELSRHPEEHEVIKKRYSAFFETELDEILNEMSPSEIVIAGVNTHACVRVTAIDAYQRDYHLLLAQECIDSYDQGCHDESFGYMVNSGIGLPLPNTEIIDRLKS is encoded by the coding sequence GTGACTAAATTACTACTAGTGATTGATATGCAAGAGGACTTTTTTCAGCAGGGTAGACTCGCTGAAAAAAGAACGGAATTTATTCGTTCATTGAACGAGCTGGTACATGCCTTTCGTAGAGAAAATCAGAAGATTATTTGGGTGCGACAAGTCTTTAAAGAGGACTTGTCTGATACATATTTAGCGTTACGACAATCGAGTCAACAGTGGACTATTGAAGGTACTAACGGCTGCGAGCTATTGAGTGAGTTATCTCGACATCCTGAAGAGCATGAAGTTATTAAAAAGCGCTATAGTGCTTTCTTTGAAACAGAGCTCGATGAAATCTTAAATGAAATGTCACCTAGTGAAATTGTAATTGCTGGTGTAAATACTCATGCATGCGTGAGAGTCACTGCTATCGATGCGTATCAACGCGACTACCATTTGTTACTGGCCCAAGAGTGCATCGATTCATACGACCAAGGTTGTCATGATGAATCATTTGGATACATGGTAAATAGTGGTATCGGACTTCCATTACCCAACACAGAGATCATCGATAGATTGAAAAGCTAA
- a CDS encoding IS3 family transposase (programmed frameshift), which produces MTKRQRRTFSSEFKVEAASLVLDQGYSISEAARSLDIGDTALRRWVEQLKIERGGETPTVKALTPEQQKIQELEARINRLEREKSILKKGYSSLNVGRTRTFSLIDQLREHETVKVLCELFDVASSCYYEFKQRKPDVNRIRLASRMKQLFNMSRGAAGSRTLASMLKSEGFDVGRFKVRKLMQEAELISKQPGSHRYKQAKLERPDIPNRLKREFSVTTPNEVWCGDITYIWCGSKWSYLAVVLDLFSRRVVGWALSDKPNAELTCKALDMAWEQRGRPNNVMFHSDQGSQYSSLKYRQRLWRYRITQSMSRRGNCWDNAPMERLFRSLKTEWIPATGYLTQTQAKRDISYYLMNYYNRHRPHQANDGLSPVTAENRLKLVSGIC; this is translated from the exons ATGACAAAACGACAACGACGTACATTTTCTTCTGAATTCAAAGTAGAAGCTGCAAGCTTGGTTCTTGATCAAGGTTACTCAATATCTGAGGCGGCACGCTCTCTAGACATCGGTGATACAGCCTTACGACGCTGGGTCGAGCAACTAAAGATTGAGCGTGGCGGAGAAACGCCAACGGTTAAAGCTTTGACGCCAGAACAGCAGAAGATCCAAGAGTTAGAAGCTAGGATTAATCGCTTAGAAAGAGAAAAATCCATACTAAAAAAAG GCTACAGCTCTCTTAATGTCGGACGAACTAGAACGTTCTCGCTAATTGACCAGTTGAGGGAGCACGAAACGGTCAAAGTTCTTTGTGAGCTGTTCGATGTTGCGTCTTCCTGCTACTACGAGTTTAAACAACGAAAGCCGGATGTTAATCGCATTCGGTTAGCCAGCAGAATGAAGCAGCTCTTTAACATGAGTCGCGGCGCTGCTGGTAGCAGAACTCTTGCTTCTATGCTGAAGTCTGAAGGCTTTGATGTCGGACGTTTCAAAGTACGTAAGCTTATGCAAGAAGCAGAGCTGATAAGCAAACAACCGGGCTCGCATCGCTATAAGCAGGCTAAGCTAGAGCGACCAGATATCCCCAATAGGTTGAAGCGTGAGTTCTCTGTTACCACTCCAAATGAAGTTTGGTGTGGCGATATTACTTACATCTGGTGCGGTTCAAAGTGGAGTTATCTGGCTGTTGTACTCGACCTATTTAGCCGTCGTGTAGTGGGTTGGGCACTATCAGACAAACCTAATGCAGAGTTGACTTGCAAAGCCTTGGACATGGCTTGGGAACAACGAGGACGACCTAACAACGTGATGTTCCACTCAGACCAAGGAAGCCAATACAGTAGCCTAAAATACCGTCAAAGGCTTTGGCGATATCGCATAACTCAGAGCATGAGTCGTCGAGGTAATTGCTGGGATAATGCTCCTATGGAAAGGCTATTTAGAAGCCTAAAAACCGAATGGATACCAGCGACAGGATATTTAACCCAAACTCAGGCAAAGAGGGATATCAGCTATTACTTAATGAATTACTACAATAGGCACCGGCCTCATCAAGCAAATGATGGGCTGTCCCCAGTTACTGCCGAAAATCGGCTTAAGTTAGTGTCCGGAATTTGTTGA
- a CDS encoding GNAT family N-acetyltransferase: MEIVQEIEVSELHHKAIEALRNQAFPDSQVSRSYFKQLPHMRALHFQGEQLVGYLGLDYRVVSVGGEIHKVLGVIDFCIDERYRGQGIGSLMLSELSAFAETKDVDFIILISELDDFYSSNGFNKVQCMQSWLRLHEHTNFGVAVEHIDELYVKPLRGKQWGVGHFDWLGYMY, translated from the coding sequence ATGGAAATCGTTCAAGAAATCGAAGTTTCAGAATTGCATCATAAGGCTATCGAAGCATTAAGAAACCAAGCTTTTCCAGACAGCCAAGTAAGTCGTTCTTACTTTAAGCAGTTACCTCATATGCGCGCCCTTCATTTTCAAGGTGAACAGTTGGTTGGCTATCTTGGACTGGATTATCGCGTTGTTAGCGTCGGTGGGGAAATACATAAGGTTCTGGGCGTAATCGACTTCTGTATTGATGAACGTTATCGAGGGCAAGGTATTGGCTCTCTCATGTTGTCAGAACTGTCGGCATTTGCCGAAACTAAAGACGTTGATTTCATAATCCTCATATCTGAGTTAGATGATTTCTACTCATCGAATGGTTTTAACAAAGTTCAGTGTATGCAGTCTTGGTTGAGGCTGCACGAGCACACCAACTTTGGAGTTGCGGTAGAGCATATTGATGAACTGTATGTGAAACCACTCAGAGGTAAGCAGTGGGGTGTTGGACATTTTGATTGGCTAGGTTATATGTACTAG